The Hyalangium minutum DNA segment TCCATCGCCATGGCATCCCTGGACACCACCGCCATCAGCCGGCGCCCCGCGGCTGAGACCATCCCTGGCTACCGCCTCGAAAACCTCGTCGGCATGGGAGGCATGGGTGAGGTCCACAAGGCCATCCAGCTCTCCCTGGGCCGCATCGTCGCGGTCAAGCTGCTCAACCCCGAGCTGGCCAAGGACCCCGCCTTCGTGGCGCGGTTCGACAAGGAGGCCGCGGCGCTGGCCGCCCTCTCGCACCCCAACATCGTCTCCATCGTCGACAAGGGGCGCTCGGACACCACCTACTTCCTGGTGATGGAGTTCGTGGAGGGGCCCTCGCTGCGCGAGCAGGTCCGCTCCCCGCTGCTCACGCCCAAGGAAGCCCTGCGGATGATGATGGAGATCTGCCGGGCCGTGGAGTACGCGCACAGCCGTGGCGTCATCCACCGCGACCTGAAGCCAGAGAACATCCTCTTCGATCAGCAGGCCGGCGGGCTGGCCAAGGTGACGGACTTCGGGCTGGCCTCGTTCCTGGACGACGCCAACTCGCGCTACAACCTCACCAGCACCCATGTCTCCATGGGCACGCTCTCGTACATGGCGCCCGAGCAGCGCGTGGACGCGAAGACCGCCGACAAGCGCGCGGACATCTTCTCGCTGGGCGTCATCCTCTATGAGCTGCTCACGGGCGAGGTGCCGCTGGGCACGTTCGATCCGCCCTCCGCGACCAAGCCGGGCATCGACTCGCGGCTGGATGCCATCGTCGGCCGCTGCCTGAAGCCGGACCCCGACGAGCGCTACTCCACGGTGGCCGAGATGATGGCCGACCTGGAGCCGCTGGCCCCGGTGATCACCTCGCAGCCGCCCAAGCCGCTCACCGTCATTCAGCGCGTGAAGGCGGGCGTGGGGCGCGCGGCGCGCTTCACCGGGCGGGTGGTGGCCACGCTGCTGGTGCTGGCGGCGGCGGGCGAGCTCGGCCGGGAGTGGCTGCAGACGAAGATGAAACTCCCGCCAATCATAGCGGGCACGGCGCTCTCCAGCGATCTCGGACCGACTTCCGTGAAGAGC contains these protein-coding regions:
- a CDS encoding serine/threonine-protein kinase yields the protein MASLDTTAISRRPAAETIPGYRLENLVGMGGMGEVHKAIQLSLGRIVAVKLLNPELAKDPAFVARFDKEAAALAALSHPNIVSIVDKGRSDTTYFLVMEFVEGPSLREQVRSPLLTPKEALRMMMEICRAVEYAHSRGVIHRDLKPENILFDQQAGGLAKVTDFGLASFLDDANSRYNLTSTHVSMGTLSYMAPEQRVDAKTADKRADIFSLGVILYELLTGEVPLGTFDPPSATKPGIDSRLDAIVGRCLKPDPDERYSTVAEMMADLEPLAPVITSQPPKPLTVIQRVKAGVGRAARFTGRVVATLLVLAAAGELGREWLQTKMKLPPIIAGTALSSDLGPTSVKSIAGRKVKGTERRSMEMGEGADQLYFLVSGRTLDIDGKALVFPALSRDHKSRTGQAVADVDVMEMEGDTALLKADVLTSNPAPTPIEEARNFLLGEPPAPQAALMLVGVPGRFVGLVQEGSGAPLRLEWVLGERRGTMLGQASPEGVVHFEMEVDAEGMLRGFVGTGKDRRPIGEPLILGREWQKQFGELPRAAVGCIDGTCRVEGLSYSVRKASNAPPTAVAEAPVSRPTPVATKPAVKLAPPAKKPPAKAPAPPPKGGKKR